The following DNA comes from Anopheles arabiensis isolate DONGOLA chromosome 3, AaraD3, whole genome shotgun sequence.
TAAGATGCAGTTCTCAATAAAAATGGATTGGAATGTGGTCTATCAAATTGATTTACTTAAAAAGacttgttgcttttttatattattttattatttagtttatttatATTGTACTTTATTGTAAATATTCTGATTCCTTTTTATTAGTCCTACCAAAAATGGAGAACCCAACAGCACGCTGGAAGAGTGGAGCATCGTGGAGCTGCAAGGTGATCTGGACGTCCGGGGCGATCGCATCATGTCTGGACAGTTCATAGGCGATCTTCTCTACAACAAATACGGCCAACCGGTATGTTAACCCTCCTCAACGAGAATTCCCAAGataaataactaaaaataGGCCTTTCTCCTACTTCAGATTCTTATCATTGGCCATCATATACTGCAAGGAAGGATGCAGAAAATCGACAAACCACTGCTGGTGGTCGAAAAGTGCGATCTAAACCGCCgggatgacgatgatgagggCGATGAATTGATGCTGGACGTCAGCCAGCTGCCGATGACGCAAGGCAGCGAGCATGAGCTGGACTCGACGGCCCAATCGGTCACCTCGAACCGCACCGTACTCGACTCGACCGTTGCGATCGAACACAAGGTGGTGCCGAAGGTCGAGTACCGGGTGCGTGCCGTCGTACGGAGCAAAGTATTGTTCAAAGCGCGCCCCAAACCAATCATTGCAAACGTTTCTAAAACGGTGTAACATTGTTGTAGTTTATAGGTAAAATATAAGCTTTCTTAAATGTACTAATTAAGGTGTTAATGAGTCACACCGCCGTCGCCCTTGTGGCGATGCGTGCCGCGCGAACCGGTAATGCGCACATGCCACACCGAATATCACACCGATTGCGGCCGTATCTGATCTCTTTTCCCGCCCAACGTGACATCACATTAGTGTGCATCATCACGGTTTTGCATTTCCTGTTAATAATTTTGCAGTCGCTGCGAGGTGAGCTTTACAATGAAACGATCAGACAAACTGCTCTGCCGGAAAAGGGGCATTTGTCACAGGTGCCGGTGTTTCTGATACCGATCTTCTGTGTGCTGTACTATAAAAGGCTCCTTCATAGTGGCTTCGAGCAAGCAGCTACCCACTGACAGTGATCACGGTACGTTAACACACAGGCGAACGGAGCGAAACAACATGAACAAAGCAATTGGAGCGATTTTTCTACTagcgatggtggtgctggtggtgagttgagtttggtaaaaaaaacgtaaaatgtttaaatttaaaatcatttctgTTGTGGACGGAATCAAAGTTGCGCAACATTGTGCTCTGGGCCGCTCGCTACGTGCGACGGTTTTCAGACGCTAGAGCTGTCAACAACCACGTGCAGCTAAAGGGCGCAGCCATCGCGATCCTTCCGAGGACCGAGGTCGGGACGACGACCTCGGGGTGACCGTTGACATACACTTCACTGCAGGCCATCCGCGATAAGAGGTGCGAGCGCGAGCATTAGGGACTAGCGGGCGTATAggttttttgtatgtaaagTTTTATTGCGTTGTACATCGTTATTGTAATATAGTGTTTTAAGTACTTTTTATCCTGGTGTTCGGATTGTTTATTTACGTGTTAAAGAACATAAAAGTGGCGACGAGAAGTATTTTCCTCATCAGTGTGTAGAACCTgcgttgtaaaaaaaaagaaaaaaaactgctccTTCTCTAACTGAAAAAAACgtgcagtgcagtgaaattgtttaataattaaaaaaaaacctattcaGTgagtgtaaaagaaaaaaaagtatataaaAAGGATCATCAGAACGTGTGTAGTAGGATAGCTAAGCTCAGTAGCTTGATTGAAAAGTTCGTGTACAgttcggttttattttttttcctgtcgaggacaattttttttctctctctctgcaaataatttataaaatgaATACCAGTGGTGATGAAGAAAGGCGCTCTAGTGCGGGTTTTAATGTGCAACCGACGCACCAGCTACAAAATGGTTCTGGAGAACCATCAGTGCAGCAACCTCCATTACAAACGCCGCCATCGGTGTCGATGGATAGTTCGTCGATGATGCAGATCTTGAAATTAATGCAGCAACAAAtggcgcagcagcagaacaTTTTGGCGCAGTTAATGCAGCAGCAAGGGTCAGGCCAAAGTTCATCCACAACACCGGAACAAATCTTGGATTCGTTGTGCAGCCACATTAAAGAATTTAAATACGATGCTGAGGCTGGAACGACATTTGCCGCATGGTACAACCGCTATGAGGACCTGTTCGAAAGAGATGCTGCCCGGTTGAGCGACGAAGCAAAAGTGCGCCTTCTCATGCGCAAGCTAGGAACTCTTGAACATGACCGGTATGTAAATTTTATCTTGCCAAAGTTCTCACGAGATTTTTCATTACCAGAGACGGTCGCAAAGCTGACAGATTTGTTCGGAACTAAGGAGTCCCTGTTACATCGACGGTTCAAATGCTTAAATACGGTGAAGGGGAAGACGGAAGATTATCTAGCGTACGCATGTCGCGTCAACCGGGGTGTAGTCAACTTTGAGTTAGGCAAGTTGACGGAGGAACAGCTTAAATGCCTTGTATTTGTTTGCGGGTTGAAAGATGATAAGGATGTGGAAATTCGTCAAAGACTGTTAGTGCGGATCGAGGAACGTCCTGAAACCACCCTGGAGCATATTACAACCGAATGTCAACGCATTATCAACTTAAGACACGACAGCGCAATGATCGAAAGAGAGAACACCGAACAAGTCTATGCAGTGAAGCATAAGGAAACACAGTTCCAGCATTATCGAAGCAACCTGCCATACGATTCGAAACCCCCTAGCAGATCGTGCTGGCTATGTGGAGGACTACACTGGTCTCGAGACTGTACGTACCGTACTCACAAATGTACCGATTGTGGAAGAATAGGCCACAAAGAAG
Coding sequences within:
- the LOC120901245 gene encoding uncharacterized protein LOC120901245, which produces MNTSGDEERRSSAGFNVQPTHQLQNGSGEPSVQQPPLQTPPSVSMDSSSMMQILKLMQQQMAQQQNILAQLMQQQGSGQSSSTTPEQILDSLCSHIKEFKYDAEAGTTFAAWYNRYEDLFERDAARLSDEAKVRLLMRKLGTLEHDRYVNFILPKFSRDFSLPETVAKLTDLFGTKESLLHRRFKCLNTVKGKTEDYLAYACRVNRGVVNFELGKLTEEQLKCLVFVCGLKDDKDVEIRQRLSTPLLTYQSLAKIPGN
- the LOC120902097 gene encoding chromosome transmission fidelity protein 8 homolog; protein product: MPIYIRNPTKNGEPNSTLEEWSIVELQGDLDVRGDRIMSGQFIGDLLYNKYGQPILIIGHHILQGRMQKIDKPLLVVEKCDLNRRDDDDEGDELMLDVSQLPMTQGSEHELDSTAQSVTSNRTVLDSTVAIEHKVVPKVEYRVRAVVRSKVLFKARPKPIIANVSKTV